The Alistipes sp. ZOR0009 genomic sequence AGGCTATATTTGTCACAATATAAAGGATTAAAAGAGTTCGACTATGATTACAAACAACGATATTTTACGCCGCCTTCGGTTTGCCTTCGACTTCAACGATTCGAAAATGATAAAGATATTTGAGTCGGCAGAGTGCCCGGTAACACGATCGCAGGTGAGCGACTGGCTAAAAAGGGATGAAGACCCTGCATTTAAAGAAATGAAGGATGTTGAGTTGGCTACTTTTTTAAACGGGTTCATTAACGAAATGCGAGGGAAAAAGGAAGGTGCGCAGCCTCTCCCAGAGGAGCGTCTAAACAATAATATTATATTCAGAAAGCTGAAGATCGCCCTTAGCTTAAAGGACGAAGATATTTTAGAAATCCTTTTACTGGCAGACTTTAAAATGGGAAAGCACGAGCTGAGCGCCT encodes the following:
- a CDS encoding DUF1456 family protein — translated: MITNNDILRRLRFAFDFNDSKMIKIFESAECPVTRSQVSDWLKRDEDPAFKEMKDVELATFLNGFINEMRGKKEGAQPLPEERLNNNIIFRKLKIALSLKDEDILEILLLADFKMGKHELSAFFRNPNQPQYRPCGDQVLRNFIKGLQVRYSDED